One genomic region from Gemmobacter aquarius encodes:
- a CDS encoding ABC transporter permease, giving the protein MTCLDTIGAYAFRSIGYGERMLPKTDFTLCQQFTLIGSGLIWNIYYGALALLTGFFFANALALAKSARSPWVRKPADWFIFTFRGSPLFIQFFLAYQTFVLLPKGGIDLLGITVHTDWLTKAWAGALVVLFLNTAAYSAEIFYGALRSIPRGDIEAADAYGITGFKRFRRILWPTMLRLGWPAYTNEAIFLFHATTLVFFSSFPAFRQQGDALYYAAYFADKTYNPFIPYPIVGFYFICLTLLLTWAFNTVNKRLNRHLPSNQRARIRLRPQLIR; this is encoded by the coding sequence ATGACCTGCTTGGACACGATCGGCGCCTACGCCTTCCGCAGCATCGGCTACGGCGAGCGGATGCTGCCGAAAACCGACTTCACCCTGTGCCAGCAATTCACCCTGATCGGGTCTGGCCTGATCTGGAACATCTACTACGGCGCGCTTGCCCTGCTGACCGGCTTTTTCTTCGCCAACGCCCTTGCTCTGGCGAAATCGGCCCGCAGCCCATGGGTCCGCAAACCGGCAGACTGGTTCATCTTCACCTTCCGCGGATCGCCCTTGTTCATCCAGTTTTTTCTTGCCTATCAAACCTTTGTGCTTTTGCCAAAAGGCGGGATCGACCTGCTTGGCATCACGGTGCACACCGATTGGCTCACCAAGGCATGGGCAGGCGCTTTGGTCGTGCTGTTCCTGAATACCGCCGCCTATTCCGCCGAAATCTTCTACGGCGCGCTGCGCTCGATCCCGCGCGGCGACATCGAAGCGGCTGACGCCTATGGCATCACCGGCTTCAAACGTTTCCGCCGCATTCTGTGGCCCACCATGCTGCGCTTGGGCTGGCCTGCCTATACGAACGAGGCGATCTTCCTGTTCCACGCCACGACACTGGTGTTCTTTTCCAGCTTCCCCGCCTTTCGCCAACAGGGCGACGCGCTTTATTACGCCGCCTATTTCGCCGACAAGACCTACAATCCCTTCATTCCCTATCCCATCGTCGGGTTCTACTTCATCTGCCTCACCTTGCTCCTGACATGGGCCTTCAACACGGTAAACAAGCGGTTAAACCGGCATCTGCCATCGAACCAGCGCGCAAGAATTCGCTTGCGTCCTCAACTGATCCGATAG
- a CDS encoding ABC transporter permease: MFAQCADPAALNGPIWMLCYLTSGKHMLFYYSFGTVLILLAITAPVALAFGFGGAMAARAHNRALSLFGKAYMLMVRGIPDIIFFMFFVIALDQGLETLLHHVRCPDWTGPIRTGLEFKVCPEAKIPPNSAPQIWHQVYGFALAVVTFAIVFGAFAANVLYGAMNAVPRAQLETAEAYGLSSRQVFRRILVPQMWVYALPGLSNLWLILIKATPLLFLLGVNDIVFWAQELGGSKTDAYAYPHDDWRLWYFLFLLFFYLGFTRVSEIVLGRLTARLSRGQATMAGEAMRKVAA; the protein is encoded by the coding sequence ATGTTCGCCCAATGCGCCGACCCCGCGGCCCTGAACGGCCCGATCTGGATGCTGTGCTACCTGACCTCGGGCAAGCACATGCTGTTTTACTACAGCTTCGGCACCGTCCTGATCCTGCTGGCCATCACCGCCCCCGTGGCCCTCGCCTTCGGCTTTGGCGGCGCCATGGCCGCACGCGCCCACAACCGCGCACTCAGCCTGTTCGGCAAGGCCTACATGCTCATGGTGCGGGGCATTCCCGACATCATCTTCTTCATGTTCTTCGTGATCGCGCTGGATCAGGGTCTGGAAACGCTGCTCCACCACGTCCGCTGCCCCGACTGGACCGGTCCGATCCGCACGGGCCTCGAATTCAAGGTCTGCCCCGAAGCGAAGATTCCGCCGAACTCGGCCCCGCAGATCTGGCATCAGGTCTACGGCTTCGCCCTTGCCGTCGTCACCTTCGCCATCGTCTTCGGCGCTTTCGCCGCCAACGTGCTTTACGGCGCGATGAACGCCGTGCCCCGCGCCCAGCTTGAAACCGCCGAGGCTTATGGCCTCTCGTCGCGTCAGGTGTTCCGCCGCATCCTCGTGCCCCAGATGTGGGTCTATGCCCTGCCGGGCCTGTCGAACCTGTGGCTGATTCTCATCAAGGCGACGCCCTTGCTTTTCCTGCTCGGCGTGAACGATATCGTTTTCTGGGCGCAGGAACTTGGCGGGTCCAAGACCGATGCCTATGCCTATCCGCATGATGACTGGCGGCTGTGGTATTTCCTGTTCCTTCTGTTCTTCTATCTCGGCTTCACCCGCGTGTCCGAAATCGTGCTTGGCCGCCTTACGGCCCGCCTGTCGCGCGGTCAGGCCACGATGGCGGGCGAAGCGATGCGTAAGGTGGCTGCATGA
- a CDS encoding transporter substrate-binding domain-containing protein, which produces MKKIMLATALVALSAAAASAQDTVRIATEGLYPPYNLVNDAGKLDGYEVDLGTEICKRAALTCEFVQNDWDSMMPNLNSGNFDVIMAGMSITEERKADRLFTQNYYPPAISLYVAASADVDLTTSVVAAQTATIQASHVAESGAQLLEFKTPDETVAAVRNGEADAVLADSEFLDPVVAQSNGELVVVDQVQLGGGVGAAFRQSDTELAAKFDKAIAEMKADGSINELIKKWFKEQAVLF; this is translated from the coding sequence ATGAAGAAAATCATGCTTGCCACCGCACTTGTCGCCCTGTCGGCCGCCGCCGCCAGCGCGCAGGACACGGTCCGCATCGCTACAGAAGGGCTTTACCCGCCCTACAACCTCGTGAACGATGCCGGCAAACTCGACGGCTACGAAGTCGATCTCGGCACCGAAATCTGCAAACGCGCCGCACTCACCTGCGAATTCGTGCAGAACGACTGGGATTCGATGATGCCCAACCTGAACTCGGGCAACTTCGACGTCATCATGGCCGGCATGTCGATCACCGAAGAGCGCAAGGCCGACCGCCTGTTCACGCAGAATTACTACCCGCCGGCAATCTCGCTCTACGTGGCCGCCAGCGCCGATGTCGATCTGACGACCTCGGTCGTCGCTGCCCAGACCGCCACCATCCAGGCGTCGCATGTTGCCGAATCGGGCGCGCAGCTTCTGGAATTCAAAACGCCCGACGAAACCGTCGCCGCCGTCCGCAACGGCGAAGCCGATGCCGTTCTGGCCGACAGCGAATTCCTCGATCCGGTCGTCGCGCAATCGAACGGCGAACTCGTCGTGGTCGATCAGGTGCAACTCGGCGGCGGCGTCGGCGCTGCGTTCCGTCAGTCCGACACCGAACTTGCCGCCAAGTTCGATAAGGCGATCGCCGAAATGAAGGCCGACGGCTCGATCAACGAACTGATCAAAAAGTGGTTCAAAGAGCAGGCCGTCCTGTTCTGA